The Paenibacillus sp. BIC5C1 DNA segment CATAACGATAGTTACCAATGCGTACGAGATCCTCCTGATATTCCATACCTGCTGCTTCGAGCGCTTTCTTGTACCCTTGGAAACGGGCATAACCGTTGGCAGGATCTTGCAGTGTACCACTGATCATTGCGATTTCCTTGTGTCCATGACGGATCAACGTATTTACAGCGTCAAATGCCGCTGCTTCATGATCGATATCTACAGAAGGATACGTGCCCTTCTCGTCACTAGTTGCACAGAGAACAATCGGCACAGCCGCTGATTGGAACGCCTGAATATGCTCGTCAGTCACAGTTCCACCCATGAAGAGCAGACCGTCCACTTGTTTTTCCAACAAGGTATTAATTACACGAATTTCTTTTTCTTTCTTCTTATCCGCGTTACACAAGATAATGTTGTAGTGATACATATTCGCAATATCTTCAATTCCGCGGGCAATCTCTGCAAAGGTTGAGTTCGAAATGTCCGGAATAACGACCCCGACCGTGGTTGTCTTCTTGCTCGCCAAGCCTCTGGCTACCGCATTTGGACGATATCCCAACCGATCGATGGCTTCATATACTTTTTTGCGTGTCTGTGGCTTTACATTAGGGTTATTGTTAACAACCCGTGATACCGTTGCCATAGAGACACCGGCCTCACGTGCCACATCATAAATGGTTACCGTCACAGTACTTCTCTCCATTACCAGTAAATTTTCATACCATTTTCATTAAGATTTATATTACGACAAATTTATGCATTAATCAATTAAAATAGGCTTTAGGACTCACGCAGTGCATTCGTGATTGTGGTTGAAGTAATATTCGAGTGGGAAGTATGCCATACAGGAATTCCCTTTTTGACTAGAATCGCCTGCGGAGATTCGTGCTTAACACCCAGCTTGTCCGCTGCTTCATTGGACACAGGGCGGTCTTCCACTACATAGATGATACCGTATTTCACTTGTTCATTTGGACTATTTTGCAAATAATCGTTCATCTCCTGATAAGCATTCGCGCTGATCGGGCAGCGTGTACTGTGCTTAAACAGAAGCAAGGGTTGATCCTCGGTAGCCTCCACTGCGGAGTTTAGCTGTTCAATACTTGTCATTTTAGTCATGTCAGCCATTTGATATACATCCCCCTTTACCAGGATTACCGCTATGTTGAGCGTTTTCACTCTACGATATCTTAACAAAAAGCGGGCGAAAAAGCCAATTTTCATGAAAACAAGCATTTCGCACGTCAAAATCAGACAGCATTCGAGAAGTGTGCCTGCCATACAAAGCCGGATAATTGACCTAATCTTCGCTGTGTTGTTTCAATCCATTCTTGATCATTAGATTTTTGGGCATAGCCCATAATATCCAGCAGAAGGTTAATTCTCTCCTCCACAGCACGTTGCATCCGATGCTCCATCTCGCGATCCGAAGCGTCCGGCCAGGCCAACAATTGTTCATGGAAGAGGTCCGCAAGTTCATTTCTCTCCCCAAACGATACATCCTGTTTCGCTGGCTGTTCACCTAGTGTACTGATGCACTCTTTCAAATCCGGCTTGACCGGCTGAAGCACTTCATAGGAAATGCAATCTGTGCAAGCAAATACAGGTACGTTACGAATCTCCACCTTTTTGGCATATACCACCGTTCTTAATTCCAATTCCATTACATGTCCGCATCTGCACGTCTTACGCACAGTCATCACCTCATTCGTTCTATAACTCTTATACAGATACCATTCGACCTATTTCCGTTCAAATCCTGCTATAAACCATAGGTTGCACAAATTACCACCGTCTCCAGAAGAAGGTTGTCGAATGTAGGCGTTCATTAAGTTGTAATCGCTTACCCGATTGACAGATTGCGTGACGATGAAGTCACCACGAGAATCTGTTACAATAAAGACGCTATGTGCTAATTACCGCAAAAAGGAGAGATGATGATGAGATTAACAGGCAAAAAAGTCATCGCCCTGGTCGATGAAGAATTCGAAGATCTGGAACTGTGGTATCCGGTGCATCGTGTCCGTGAAGAAGGCGCTGAGGTGCATCTTGCCGGAGAGAAAAAAGGCAAAACCTACATTGGTAAATATGGTGTTCCCGCCGAGGCGGAATACAGTTTTGATGAACTCGATAGTTCACAATATGATGGTATTCTTGTACCCGGAGGCTGGGCACCAGACAAGCTTCGTCGCTATCCCAAAGTACTTGAGCTTGTCAAGGAAATGCATGCGGACCGTAAGCCGATTGGACAGATCTGTCACGCAGGCTGGGTACTGATATCCGCCAAAATACTGGACGGGGTTACGGTCACATCTACACCAGGTATCCGGGATGACATGGAAAATGCCGGAGCCATCTGGAAAGATGAAGCCGTTGTTGTGGATGGACACATCATTTCAGCTCGTCGTCCACCTGACCTTCCGCCTTATGGCAAAGCATTTTGCGATGCACTTGCTAAAAAATAAAACAAAACCCCGCGCCAATGGCGTGGGGTTTTATCGTTGAAATAAGACTATTTTCCAAAATTGTACAAAAGTTAATATTTTCATTTAAAGGTATTTATTTGAAAACAACCCATTCAAGATGCATTCGATCCACTCTGTTCATCTGGACTGCCCATCGAATCATTGAAGACCTGTAGGCGCTCTTCGATGTCTGCACTTGTCCGCAGGGTAAAGCAATCATGGGCTACCTCTTTGGCAGCAGCAGCTGTCGTATTCAATACCCTGTGCTTCACACGCAGCAAGGATTGTGGAGACATACTCAAATTGCTGATCCCCAGCTCCAGCCATAGGGGAATCGAACGCTCGTCTCCTGCCATCTCTCCACAAACACTGATATCAATGCCTGCCGTATGGGCCGCGTCAACTGTTGCGCGAAGCATGCGAAGTACAGCCGGGTGATACGGATGATACATATGTGCAATCTGCTCATTCATTCGGTCTACAGCCAGTACATATTGCACGAGATCATTGGTACCGATACTGAAGAAATCAGCTTCTTCTGCAAGCAAATCGGCTATCATCACCGCTGCCGGAACCTCAATCATGATACCCACCTGAATATGCGGATCGTAAGGCAATTTGCGCTCATCCAGATCAGACATCGCTTCACGCAGGATTTCATTGGCCTCCTGAAGTTCCTCTACCGAAGAGATCATCGGGTACATAATTTTGACATTGCCCGAAGCACTGGCCCTCAGAATGGCAGTGAGCTGTGTTTTGAACAGATCTTTGCGGTCCAGACTGATCCGAATCGCACGATATCCGAGAAACGGGTTATCTTCTTCTGGCAGTTCAAAGTAATCTAACTGCTTGTCACCACCGATATCGAGCGTACGAATAACGACAGACTGACCAGCAGTTTTCTCAGCGACCAGACGATAGACCTCATACTGTTCCTGCTCACCCGGAAACGTAGCACGGTCCATGTATAGGAACTCTGTCCGGAACAACCCCACGCCCTTTGCCCCATGTTTCAGTGCCATATCCAATTCCTTCACGGAACTGATGTTAGAAGCCAGATGCAGAACGGAACCGTCTTTGGTTACGGCATCCACTGTTGCAAGTACCTGCAGCTGTTCTTTTTTCTTCAATTGTTTGCTGCGAATCATCGTGTAACGTTCAATCGTCTTCCGATCCGGCTCCGTAAATACGAGGCCATTATCCCCATCGACAACCAGCATATCTCCGGTCTCCACCGGCATGCCAAGACTCGCTTCCAGACCGGAAACGAGAGGAATGCCAAGGGCACGAGCCATAATCGCCGAATGTGATGTTTTGCCTCCGATAAGTGTCACAATACCCAGCACGTGGCTTGGATTCAAATGCGCCAATTGAGAGGGAGAGAGCTCTTTGGCAACGAGTATATAAGGCTGGGTATCCGACGGAAGCGTAATCTCAGGTGCGCCCAGCAGATGTTTTAACAGACGGTTCCCCACGTCCTTGATGTCAATGGCCCGCTCCTTCATATACTCGTCTTCGAGCAAATCAAACATGGTGACAAAATGATCAATGGCCTCTTTGACGGCTACTTCTGCTGCTTTGTACTGCCGTTCAATAATGCCTCGAATCTCGTTCATGAACACCGGATCTTCCAGAATGGCCAGATGCGCATCAAAGATGCTGGACTCTTCAGGACCGACTACTTCCTTGAACTCGTTCTTGATATATTCAATCTCATCCTTCGATGTCCGTATGCCCTCGTACAGCCGTTCGAACTCTTGGGCGAGGTCCACCGAATCCATCTTCTGATCCGGCAGATCCCATTCCCAACTGGGCAGGACAAATGCTTTGCCGATGGCTATGCCTGCAGCGCCGTTGATGCCTTGTATCTTCATTCTACCCCTCCAACGTTCCTGTCATAGAGCACCACGGACATAACGGATGCCTGACCTTTCTTAACTTGCTTAAATGGAGCGAAGCTCCATGATTTGACACGATCAGGATTCGTGATAACCATCGGTGTCGTCAGCGATGCCGCCTCGGCTTGCAATACAGCCAGGTCAAACTTGATTAACAACTGCCCCGGCTCCACCGTATCCCCTTCCTGAACAAAGGCTTCAAAGTGGCCTTTCAGTTGGGATGTGTCAATACCGATATGCAGCAGGACCTCAAGTCCCTCCCGGGTTGAAATGCCCAGTGCGTGCATCGTCGGATACATGTGCATAATCGTTCCGTATACGGGCGAGACCAGCTCTCCCTTTTCAGGGACAAATGCTACTCCATCGCCCACAAGCTTGGCTGCAAATATCTGATCCGGCACCTCTTCAATCGGCAGCATTTTACCCTGTACAGGAGCACAGAACAGAACTTGTTGCAGATCCCGTTCAAGCAGCTTCGCAATCTCTTCCCGGATTAACTCCGAATAGGTGCCAAATACCACTTGTACGTTACCGCCACCCAACTTAATGAGCCCTGCGGACCCCATACTCTTCATTGCCCCTGTATCGATTAACCGATCATTATGCACGGTGAGTCGAAGTCGTGTAATACAGGCCTCTACTTGCACAATGTTTTCTTTCCCGCCCAATGCTTCCAAAATGAGAGGAGCCTGATAAGGAATGTTACCTACCCAATCTTCCAGCATGGACCCCTCTTCGCGCCCTGGAGTTGGAATCTTGAACGTACGAATCGCCCACCTAAACAGGAAATAATAGACCAACCCATATAGTATGCCAATCGGTATGAGCTTCCAAGCATTCTCCGATAGATGGAAATTGAGTATGTAGTCAATAATGCCGGCCGAATAGGAGAAACCATGGCGTATATCAAGCCAGTAACTGATCCACATCGCAAGTCCTGACATGACTGCATGCACGATGAACAGATAAGGTGCCGCAAACAAAAAGGCAAATTCAATCTGCTCCGATACCCCTGTCAGAA contains these protein-coding regions:
- the ptsP gene encoding phosphoenolpyruvate--protein phosphotransferase; protein product: MKIQGINGAAGIAIGKAFVLPSWEWDLPDQKMDSVDLAQEFERLYEGIRTSKDEIEYIKNEFKEVVGPEESSIFDAHLAILEDPVFMNEIRGIIERQYKAAEVAVKEAIDHFVTMFDLLEDEYMKERAIDIKDVGNRLLKHLLGAPEITLPSDTQPYILVAKELSPSQLAHLNPSHVLGIVTLIGGKTSHSAIMARALGIPLVSGLEASLGMPVETGDMLVVDGDNGLVFTEPDRKTIERYTMIRSKQLKKKEQLQVLATVDAVTKDGSVLHLASNISSVKELDMALKHGAKGVGLFRTEFLYMDRATFPGEQEQYEVYRLVAEKTAGQSVVIRTLDIGGDKQLDYFELPEEDNPFLGYRAIRISLDRKDLFKTQLTAILRASASGNVKIMYPMISSVEELQEANEILREAMSDLDERKLPYDPHIQVGIMIEVPAAVMIADLLAEEADFFSIGTNDLVQYVLAVDRMNEQIAHMYHPYHPAVLRMLRATVDAAHTAGIDISVCGEMAGDERSIPLWLELGISNLSMSPQSLLRVKHRVLNTTAAAAKEVAHDCFTLRTSADIEERLQVFNDSMGSPDEQSGSNAS
- the ytxJ gene encoding bacillithiol system redox-active protein YtxJ, which encodes MADMTKMTSIEQLNSAVEATEDQPLLLFKHSTRCPISANAYQEMNDYLQNSPNEQVKYGIIYVVEDRPVSNEAADKLGVKHESPQAILVKKGIPVWHTSHSNITSTTITNALRES
- a CDS encoding type 1 glutamine amidotransferase domain-containing protein; the encoded protein is MMRLTGKKVIALVDEEFEDLELWYPVHRVREEGAEVHLAGEKKGKTYIGKYGVPAEAEYSFDELDSSQYDGILVPGGWAPDKLRRYPKVLELVKEMHADRKPIGQICHAGWVLISAKILDGVTVTSTPGIRDDMENAGAIWKDEAVVVDGHIISARRPPDLPPYGKAFCDALAKK
- a CDS encoding glucose PTS transporter subunit IIA, producing the protein MNWLGSLQQLGRAVMLPTMVLPAAAILLSVGSLPWDAWGLKVVGEVSTVAGHGIFYFLPYLFAVGVALGLSNQAGQAGLAALAGIVIYDQVTRNFGDGTVQPASLIGIILGALAGVTHNRFKSIKLPEILQFFGGSRFVLLIVGLCSALFSFFMLWIAPILQHALNAIATWEYSLGGFGLFIYGVLYRVLVAFGLHHLLNNVFWFQLGTYETADGNIVQGDLPRFFAGDPTAGYFMAGLFPIMMFAIPAIAFAIIQEAREDLKPKIKKTFLTSALVCFLTGVSEQIEFAFLFAAPYLFIVHAVMSGLAMWISYWLDIRHGFSYSAGIIDYILNFHLSENAWKLIPIGILYGLVYYFLFRWAIRTFKIPTPGREEGSMLEDWVGNIPYQAPLILEALGGKENIVQVEACITRLRLTVHNDRLIDTGAMKSMGSAGLIKLGGGNVQVVFGTYSELIREEIAKLLERDLQQVLFCAPVQGKMLPIEEVPDQIFAAKLVGDGVAFVPEKGELVSPVYGTIMHMYPTMHALGISTREGLEVLLHIGIDTSQLKGHFEAFVQEGDTVEPGQLLIKFDLAVLQAEAASLTTPMVITNPDRVKSWSFAPFKQVKKGQASVMSVVLYDRNVGGVE
- the ccpA gene encoding catabolite control protein A — translated: MTVTIYDVAREAGVSMATVSRVVNNNPNVKPQTRKKVYEAIDRLGYRPNAVARGLASKKTTTVGVVIPDISNSTFAEIARGIEDIANMYHYNIILCNADKKKEKEIRVINTLLEKQVDGLLFMGGTVTDEHIQAFQSAAVPIVLCATSDEKGTYPSVDIDHEAAAFDAVNTLIRHGHKEIAMISGTLQDPANGYARFQGYKKALEAAGMEYQEDLVRIGNYRYESGVEAMKYFLGLKKKPSAIFAATDEMAIGAIHSIQDEGLKVPDDFSIISVDNIRMASMVRPQLTTVAQPMYDLGAVAMRLLTKLMKKENVENPRVILPHETILRLSVSHADVV